One part of the Nocardioides zeae genome encodes these proteins:
- a CDS encoding pyruvate, phosphate dikinase, producing MTDLMTAADIVTLDGAEPGDRELLGGKACSVNAMRALGLRVPPAFAVTTRVCQEYHAAGGRLPDRVWPQVVAGVRALEEATGRTFGAGPEPLLVSVRSGAAQSMPGMMDTVLNLGLTRDLADALAASTGDAEWADDTWRRFRASFGEIVLDDAEALPPDDPWEQLRAAIGAVFDSWANDRVRAYRQRHGLGAGGGTAVTVQAMVFGNRDDDSATGVLFSRDPGTGAPTLYGEWLPRAQGEDVVSGAATPQPLATLGTRSPELHAELAEVATLLEREHRDLVDVEFTIESGRLYVLQSRAGKRSAVAAARIAVDLAEEGLITRAEAVARVGADQRAAAAAQGSVGAGTEVLATGLSAGPGVAVGVAVSDETQALELSAAGTPFVLVRPATVPEDVPLMFEAVAVVTELGGSTSHAALVCREIGLPCVVGAGEGVVDALTATPGTLVTVDGAAGTVHRGDVTGADATGSDGPTTAGNLHVATLERWAEEL from the coding sequence ATGACCGACCTGATGACCGCGGCCGACATCGTCACCCTCGACGGCGCGGAGCCCGGCGACCGTGAGCTGCTCGGCGGCAAGGCCTGCAGCGTCAACGCGATGCGGGCCCTCGGCCTGCGGGTCCCCCCCGCCTTCGCGGTGACGACGCGGGTCTGCCAGGAGTACCACGCCGCCGGCGGCCGGCTCCCCGACCGCGTCTGGCCCCAGGTCGTCGCCGGCGTCCGGGCGCTGGAGGAGGCGACGGGCCGCACGTTCGGCGCCGGACCGGAGCCGCTGCTCGTGTCGGTGCGCTCGGGCGCGGCGCAGAGCATGCCGGGCATGATGGACACCGTGCTCAACCTCGGCCTCACCCGCGACCTGGCCGACGCGCTCGCCGCGAGCACCGGCGATGCGGAGTGGGCCGACGACACGTGGCGCCGGTTCCGCGCCTCCTTCGGCGAGATCGTGCTCGACGACGCCGAGGCACTGCCGCCGGACGACCCCTGGGAGCAGCTCCGCGCCGCGATCGGGGCCGTCTTCGACTCCTGGGCCAACGACCGGGTGCGCGCCTACCGGCAGCGCCACGGCCTCGGCGCGGGCGGCGGCACGGCCGTGACCGTGCAGGCCATGGTGTTCGGCAACCGCGACGACGACTCCGCCACGGGCGTGCTCTTCAGCCGTGACCCGGGCACCGGCGCCCCCACCCTGTACGGCGAGTGGCTGCCGCGCGCCCAGGGTGAGGACGTGGTCTCGGGCGCGGCCACGCCCCAGCCCCTGGCGACCCTCGGCACCCGGTCGCCGGAGCTCCACGCCGAGCTGGCCGAGGTGGCCACGCTCCTCGAGCGCGAGCACCGCGACCTGGTCGACGTCGAGTTCACGATCGAGAGCGGCCGGCTCTACGTGCTGCAGAGCCGGGCCGGCAAGCGGTCCGCCGTCGCCGCGGCCCGCATTGCCGTCGACCTGGCCGAGGAGGGCCTCATCACGAGGGCCGAGGCCGTGGCCCGGGTCGGTGCCGACCAGCGGGCCGCCGCCGCGGCGCAGGGCTCCGTGGGCGCGGGCACCGAGGTGCTCGCCACCGGCCTGTCCGCCGGTCCCGGGGTCGCCGTGGGCGTCGCGGTGAGCGACGAGACCCAGGCCCTCGAGCTGTCGGCCGCCGGCACGCCCTTCGTGCTCGTGCGTCCGGCCACCGTGCCGGAGGACGTGCCCCTCATGTTCGAGGCCGTGGCCGTCGTCACCGAGCTGGGCGGCAGCACCTCCCACGCGGCGCTGGTCTGCCGCGAGATCGGCCTGCCGTGCGTCGTCGGTGCGGGCGAGGGCGTCGTCGACGCCCTGACCGCGACGCCCGGCACGCTCGTGACGGTCGACGGTGCCGCCGGCACCGTGCACCGCGGCGACGTGACGGGCGCGGACGCGACCGGGAGCGACGGACCGACGACGGCGGGGAACCTGCACGTCGCCACCCTCGAGCGTTGGGCGGAGGAGCTGTGA